From a single Actinomycetota bacterium genomic region:
- a CDS encoding V-type ATP synthase subunit I: MAVARLEKYLIVTHKSEEARVLRFLQKKELIELKPYFKTDKNTDESVPDFQKQDFTVPDINIKAKRAFDILAEYEKKISKKMAAKAGKIVVSNHEYESIASLTDNKEIIDEIISIDKQISSNNAKITEITLKINQLELWSSFKNRLELLGDHDSYSIKLGVIKARKNVFEEICSEFDKKKISCEVINNNLNLNYIILAYHSEVRADARDYLSAIAFEEADIKGYFGTVQENTDSFKEKLAHLENINNSLRKKLEGYKKDFERTLTIYLDYLENNLEIEWALNYGFSTDNVSFYTAWIKKDDKKTLYNIINGFNFTRLIPVEPEEGETVPTVLENKKFFRPFELIINLYGVPKYFEIDPTPYISIFFALFFGLCMTDAGYGLIFVAVSILLFFKMKGSKNIPMLVLILGIFTILGGAVFNGWFGDLPGYLGINGFFSRFAILGDPLKTEGAMNFFRLSLLLGVIQVIFGLLIKFFDNLFRKEYKVVFLDALPWIVIVVSLVIILLSTEIAVNIQLVSEPLFSASVAKVLIWLILPAALVIILFGARDEKKWGFRLFMGFLNLTIVSGITSFLGDFLSYIRLMALGLVTAGIGTAVNKIAFQIGSIPVIGIIILVVGLIFGHMFNLGINMLGGFVHTMRLQYVEFFSKFYEGGGKPFEVFKEEHKYISIKD, encoded by the coding sequence ATGGCAGTTGCCAGACTTGAAAAATACTTAATAGTAACCCATAAGTCAGAAGAAGCAAGAGTTCTCAGGTTTTTACAGAAAAAAGAACTTATTGAGCTAAAGCCATATTTCAAAACAGATAAAAATACTGATGAATCAGTTCCGGATTTTCAAAAGCAGGACTTTACGGTACCGGATATCAATATCAAGGCAAAAAGAGCTTTTGATATTCTGGCAGAATATGAGAAAAAGATCAGTAAGAAAATGGCTGCCAAAGCCGGGAAGATAGTCGTTTCAAATCATGAGTATGAGAGCATTGCTTCCCTCACAGACAATAAAGAAATAATTGATGAAATAATTTCCATTGATAAGCAGATAAGCTCCAATAATGCAAAGATTACTGAAATAACCCTTAAAATAAATCAGCTTGAGTTATGGTCTTCATTTAAAAACAGGCTTGAACTTCTTGGTGATCATGATTCATATTCAATAAAGCTTGGAGTAATCAAAGCAAGAAAGAATGTTTTTGAAGAAATATGCTCCGAGTTTGATAAAAAGAAGATATCCTGTGAGGTAATAAACAATAATCTGAACCTGAATTATATTATTCTGGCTTATCATTCCGAGGTCAGAGCTGATGCCAGGGATTATCTGTCAGCTATAGCATTTGAAGAGGCTGACATAAAAGGCTACTTCGGAACTGTGCAGGAAAATACGGATTCATTTAAAGAGAAACTGGCCCATCTGGAAAATATTAATAATAGCCTTAGGAAAAAGCTGGAAGGTTATAAAAAAGACTTTGAAAGAACCCTGACAATATATCTGGATTATCTGGAGAATAATCTGGAAATAGAATGGGCGCTGAATTACGGATTTTCCACTGATAATGTTTCCTTTTACACAGCCTGGATAAAAAAAGATGATAAGAAAACCCTTTATAATATAATTAACGGCTTTAACTTTACAAGACTGATACCCGTTGAGCCTGAAGAAGGTGAAACAGTGCCTACAGTGCTTGAAAACAAAAAGTTTTTCAGACCCTTTGAACTTATAATAAATCTATATGGCGTACCAAAGTATTTTGAGATAGATCCCACACCTTATATATCGATCTTTTTTGCATTGTTCTTTGGCCTGTGCATGACAGATGCAGGATACGGTTTAATATTTGTCGCCGTTTCCATCCTGCTTTTCTTTAAAATGAAAGGTTCAAAAAATATTCCCATGCTTGTGCTTATCCTTGGGATTTTCACCATTCTGGGAGGAGCCGTTTTTAATGGCTGGTTCGGAGATCTCCCTGGCTATCTTGGAATTAACGGTTTTTTCTCCAGATTTGCCATATTGGGTGACCCGCTGAAAACAGAGGGGGCAATGAATTTTTTCAGGCTGTCATTGCTTTTGGGTGTAATACAGGTAATTTTTGGACTTTTAATAAAGTTTTTTGATAATCTTTTCAGAAAAGAATACAAGGTGGTTTTCCTTGATGCGCTTCCCTGGATAGTCATAGTAGTCTCTCTTGTAATAATACTTTTATCAACAGAGATTGCTGTAAATATCCAGCTTGTAAGCGAGCCTTTGTTTTCCGCCTCTGTTGCGAAAGTATTAATATGGCTCATACTTCCCGCAGCTCTTGTAATCATATTGTTTGGAGCAAGAGATGAGAAAAAATGGGGTTTCAGGCTTTTTATGGGATTTTTAAATCTGACGATAGTAAGCGGAATAACTTCTTTCCTGGGAGATTTTCTGTCATATATCAGGTTAATGGCTCTGGGACTTGTAACGGCAGGAATAGGAACAGCAGTAAATAAAATTGCTTTTCAGATAGGTTCAATTCCGGTAATAGGTATAATTATTTTGGTAGTTGGCCTTATATTCGGCCATATGTTTAATCTGGGAATTAATATGCTGGGCGGATTTGTACATACCATGAGGCTTCAGTATGTGGAATTCTTTTCAAAATTTTATGAAGGCGGAGGAAAGCCTTTTGAAGTATTCAAAGAAGAACATAAATATATATCAATAAAAGATTAA
- a CDS encoding V-type ATP synthase subunit K, with the protein MTGAALGILLAIVGAGFATFSAGLGSAIGISFPAKAAAGVLSEDPSKFGGLFLLVVLPGTQGFYGFVAAFLIVGKIAGITEMLQGLQLLCAALPVGLIGLFSAIYQGKVAAAGVNLAAKRPKEVIKGVIFAAMVETYAVLGLLISFFLINAVKL; encoded by the coding sequence ATGACAGGTGCCGCTCTAGGTATACTATTAGCAATAGTAGGTGCAGGATTCGCAACATTTTCCGCAGGACTTGGCTCAGCAATAGGAATAAGTTTTCCTGCCAAAGCCGCAGCAGGAGTGCTTTCAGAAGATCCGTCTAAATTCGGAGGCCTCTTCCTGCTGGTTGTATTGCCGGGTACACAAGGTTTTTATGGATTCGTTGCAGCTTTCCTTATTGTCGGAAAAATTGCCGGAATAACAGAAATGCTACAGGGGCTTCAGCTTCTCTGCGCAGCTCTTCCCGTAGGACTGATAGGTTTGTTTTCTGCAATATATCAGGGAAAAGTAGCAGCTGCCGGTGTTAACCTTGCTGCAAAAAGACCGAAGGAAGTAATTAAAGGCGTTATCTTCGCTGCAATGGTTGAGACATACGCCGTACTTGGATTATTAATAAGCTTCTTCCTTATAAATGCTGTCAAATTGTAA